One Streptococcus sp. S1 DNA window includes the following coding sequences:
- the yidA gene encoding sugar-phosphatase has product MSIKLVAIDIDGTLLNSKKEITPSVFEAIQDAKAAGVKIVITTGRPIAGVSKLLKELHLMDPGDYVITFNGGLVQETATGKELIKDLLDYEDYLDIESLANKLQIHSHAITKDGIYTSNRDIGRYTIHESQLVNMPLYYRTPEEVREKEFVKAMYIDEPDILDTAIAKIPKEFQDRFTMVKSAPFYLEILGKTTNKGAALLHLAERLGIQQDETMAIGDEENDRSMLEVVGHAVVMENGNPALKKIATTITKSNDESGVAYAIRKWVL; this is encoded by the coding sequence ATGTCCATTAAATTAGTGGCGATCGATATCGACGGTACACTTCTCAATTCAAAAAAAGAGATCACACCTTCCGTATTTGAAGCCATTCAAGACGCTAAAGCCGCAGGCGTTAAAATCGTGATCACAACCGGTCGTCCTATCGCAGGGGTCTCAAAACTTTTAAAAGAACTCCATTTGATGGATCCTGGAGACTATGTTATTACCTTTAATGGTGGTCTGGTTCAAGAAACCGCTACTGGAAAAGAACTCATCAAGGACCTTTTAGATTATGAGGACTATCTCGATATCGAGTCTCTTGCTAACAAACTCCAAATCCACTCTCATGCTATTACTAAAGACGGCATCTATACCAGCAATCGCGATATCGGACGCTACACCATTCATGAATCTCAACTGGTCAATATGCCCCTTTATTACCGGACGCCTGAAGAAGTTCGAGAGAAAGAATTTGTCAAGGCCATGTATATCGATGAACCAGATATTCTGGATACTGCGATTGCAAAAATCCCAAAAGAATTTCAGGACCGCTTCACCATGGTCAAATCAGCCCCTTTTTATTTAGAAATTCTAGGAAAAACGACCAATAAGGGAGCTGCCCTTCTTCATCTAGCTGAACGACTTGGAATCCAGCAAGATGAAACCATGGCTATCGGAGATGAAGAAAATGACCGTTCCATGCTAGAAGTCGTGGGACATGCTGTCGTTATGGAAAATGGCAATCCAGCTCTTAAAAAAATTGCTACAACTATTACCAAATCAAATGATGAATCTGGCGTTGCATACGCCATTAGAAAGTGGGTATTATAA
- a CDS encoding HD domain-containing protein: MNEKVFRDPVHDYVHVDHPIIYQLINSKEFQRLRRIKQLGTSGFTFHGGEHSRFSHCLGAYEISRRILSIFEEKYAEQWNSDENLLTMTAALLHDIGHGAYSHTFEGLFGTDHEKMTQLIITSPETEVNQILLQVAPDFPNRVASVIDHTYPNKQVVQLISSQIDVDRMDYLLRDAYFTGASYGKFDLTRILRVIRPIENGIAFQQNGMHAVEDYVVSRYQMYMQVYFHPATRAMEVLLQNLLKRARTIYPDQKEYFQLTSPRLIPFFEEEVTIQDYLNLDDGVMNTYFQVWMDSPDTILSDLAQRYINRKVFKSILFTEDKRKDLAILEKLIKEVGFNPTYYTAIHQNFDLPYDIYRPELEKPRTQIEMIRKDGSLAELSQLSPLVAALAGTRYGDNRFYFPKEMLEVNGLFSKQVEEFTSYITNDYFTGETDVH, translated from the coding sequence ATGAATGAAAAAGTCTTTCGCGATCCCGTACATGATTACGTTCATGTGGATCATCCCATCATTTATCAATTAATTAATAGTAAAGAATTTCAACGACTACGCCGCATCAAACAACTGGGGACATCTGGTTTTACCTTCCACGGTGGGGAGCATAGTCGTTTTTCTCACTGTCTTGGCGCCTATGAAATTTCAAGACGCATCCTGTCCATTTTTGAGGAAAAGTATGCAGAGCAATGGAATTCTGATGAAAACTTACTGACCATGACAGCCGCTCTTCTTCATGACATTGGACATGGTGCCTATTCCCATACCTTCGAAGGACTCTTTGGGACCGATCATGAAAAAATGACCCAGCTGATCATCACCAGCCCAGAGACGGAGGTCAATCAAATCCTCTTACAGGTAGCACCTGATTTCCCAAATCGTGTAGCCAGCGTCATTGATCATACCTATCCCAATAAACAAGTGGTACAATTGATTTCTAGTCAAATTGATGTGGACCGAATGGATTATTTACTGCGGGATGCCTACTTTACGGGTGCTTCCTATGGAAAATTTGACTTGACCCGTATTTTGCGTGTCATTCGACCAATTGAAAATGGCATTGCCTTCCAACAAAATGGCATGCACGCTGTCGAGGATTACGTGGTCAGTCGTTACCAAATGTATATGCAGGTCTACTTCCACCCGGCTACTCGTGCCATGGAAGTCCTCCTTCAAAATCTTCTCAAACGCGCTAGAACCATTTATCCAGATCAGAAAGAGTATTTTCAACTGACTTCACCTCGCTTGATTCCATTTTTTGAAGAAGAGGTCACCATTCAAGACTACCTAAATCTAGATGACGGTGTGATGAATACCTATTTCCAAGTCTGGATGGATAGTCCGGATACCATCTTGTCTGATCTTGCTCAGCGCTATATTAATCGGAAAGTCTTCAAATCGATTCTATTTACAGAAGATAAGCGAAAAGACTTAGCAATCCTTGAAAAACTGATCAAAGAGGTTGGGTTTAATCCAACCTACTACACAGCTATTCATCAAAATTTTGACCTGCCCTACGATATTTATCGACCAGAGCTTGAAAAACCGCGGACCCAGATCGAGATGATCCGAAAAGATGGGAGTCTCGCTGAATTGTCTCAGTTGTCTCCACTCGTCGCTGCTTTAGCAGGAACTCGCTATGGAGACAACCGCTTCTATTTCCCAAAAGAAATGCTGGAGGTTAATGGACTTTTCAGTAAGCAAGTAGAGGAATTCACTTCCTATATCACCAATGATTATTTTACAGGAGAGACGGATGTCCATTAA
- a CDS encoding DUF1934 domain-containing protein, which produces MQIRIQNTIRFGEEMEIVDQYYQGEWKEKAGFQYLLYTNEEDEKVALKFSNDELIMTRFSSPKSIMRFYKNEDGGAIIPTPMGIQQFLITTDLFQLEAGHLQVSYRLLTLDGEQEFANYQLLVEWEE; this is translated from the coding sequence ATGCAGATTCGCATTCAAAATACCATTCGATTTGGAGAAGAAATGGAAATCGTTGATCAGTACTATCAAGGTGAATGGAAGGAAAAAGCAGGTTTTCAATATCTCTTGTATACCAATGAAGAAGATGAAAAGGTTGCTTTGAAATTTTCCAACGATGAATTGATCATGACACGATTCTCAAGTCCTAAATCCATCATGCGTTTCTACAAAAATGAAGATGGTGGGGCAATCATTCCCACTCCGATGGGCATTCAGCAGTTTTTGATTACAACAGATCTCTTTCAATTAGAAGCAGGTCATTTGCAAGTCTCTTATCGTTTGCTAACTCTCGATGGAGAACAGGAATTTGCCAATTATCAATTACTGGTGGAATGGGAAGAATAG
- a CDS encoding cation-translocating P-type ATPase, translated as MSKEQNKALFYTQSKEEVLKELDSSIEGLSTAQAQERLATYGHNELDEGEKRSLLSKFIDQFKDLMIIILLIAAALSVITEGMDGLTDAMIILAVVVLNAAFGVYQEGQAEAAIEALKNMSSPLARVRRDGHVIEIDSKELVPGDIVLLEAGDVVPADMRLLEAASLKIEEAALTGESVPVEKDVTGLVEADAGIGDRVNMGYQNSNVTYGRGIGVVTNTGMYTEVGKIADMLANADETETPLKQSLEQLSKALTYLIVVIAVITFLVGVFVRGEHPLEGLMVAVALAVAAIPEGLPAIVTIVLSLGTTTLAKRNSIVRKLPAVETLGSTEIIASDKTGTLTMNQMTVEKVYTNGQLQSAATEIGANNNTLRIMNFANDTKVDPSGKLIGDPTETALVQFGLDHNFDVREVLKDEPRVAELPFDSDRKLMSTIHKEADGSYFIAVKGAPDQLLKRVTRIEVNGEVRPITDEDKKAILATNKDLAKQALRVLMMAYKTSNEIPTLESEIVESDLIFSGLVGMIDPERPEAAEAVRVAKEAGIRPIMITGDHQDTAEAIAKRLGIIDPNDTEDHVFTGAELNELSDEEFQKVFKQYSVYARVSPEHKVRIVKAWQNEGKVVAMTGDGVNDAPSLKTADIGIGMGITGTEVSKGASDMVLADDNFATIIVAVEEGRKVFSNIQKSIQYLLSANMAEVFTIFFSTLFGWDVLQPVHLLWINLVTDTLPAIALGVEPAEPGVMTHKPRGRKSNFFDGGVFGAILYQGVFQTMLVLGVYGWALLSPEHATRAEIHADALTMAFATLGLIQLLHAFNVKSVYQSIFKVGLFKNKTFNWSIPVAFVLLMATIIVPGFNKLFHVSHLSLTQWLAVMIGSLLIVVLVEIVKAVQRALGKDKNAI; from the coding sequence TTGTCAAAAGAACAAAATAAAGCTTTGTTTTATACACAGAGTAAAGAAGAAGTTCTAAAGGAATTGGACTCTTCAATTGAAGGCTTGTCAACTGCTCAAGCTCAAGAACGTTTGGCGACTTATGGTCATAATGAACTGGACGAAGGTGAAAAACGTAGCCTCTTGTCTAAGTTTATCGATCAGTTTAAAGATTTGATGATCATCATCTTGCTGATCGCCGCAGCTCTCTCTGTGATTACAGAAGGAATGGACGGCCTTACAGATGCCATGATCATCTTAGCCGTTGTTGTTTTGAACGCAGCCTTTGGTGTCTACCAAGAAGGACAAGCAGAAGCAGCTATCGAAGCACTGAAAAACATGTCTAGTCCATTAGCGCGTGTACGCCGTGATGGTCACGTGATTGAAATTGATTCCAAAGAATTGGTACCTGGAGACATCGTCTTGCTAGAAGCTGGAGATGTGGTTCCTGCTGATATGCGCTTGTTGGAAGCAGCTTCTCTTAAGATCGAAGAAGCAGCTCTTACAGGGGAGTCTGTGCCAGTAGAAAAAGATGTGACAGGACTTGTTGAAGCAGATGCTGGTATCGGGGATCGTGTTAACATGGGTTACCAAAACTCAAACGTAACATACGGTCGTGGTATTGGTGTCGTGACAAACACTGGTATGTACACAGAAGTTGGTAAGATTGCAGATATGTTGGCTAATGCTGACGAGACAGAGACACCATTGAAGCAAAGCTTGGAACAATTATCTAAGGCCTTGACTTACTTGATTGTTGTGATTGCCGTTATTACTTTCTTGGTTGGTGTATTCGTTCGTGGTGAACATCCATTGGAAGGCTTGATGGTAGCTGTTGCCCTTGCGGTTGCGGCGATTCCAGAAGGACTTCCTGCCATTGTAACCATCGTTCTCTCTTTGGGAACTACAACCCTTGCCAAACGCAATTCGATTGTTCGTAAATTGCCAGCCGTTGAAACACTTGGTTCAACAGAAATCATTGCATCTGATAAAACAGGTACTTTGACTATGAACCAAATGACAGTTGAAAAAGTCTATACCAACGGTCAATTACAAAGTGCAGCAACCGAAATTGGAGCTAACAACAATACGCTTCGTATCATGAACTTTGCCAATGACACTAAAGTGGACCCATCTGGTAAATTGATTGGGGATCCAACGGAAACAGCCCTTGTTCAGTTTGGTTTGGACCACAACTTTGACGTTCGTGAAGTCTTGAAGGATGAGCCACGTGTGGCTGAATTGCCGTTTGACTCAGACCGTAAGCTTATGTCAACCATTCATAAGGAAGCTGACGGTTCTTACTTTATCGCTGTTAAGGGGGCCCCTGACCAATTGCTCAAACGTGTGACGCGTATTGAAGTTAATGGGGAAGTTCGTCCTATCACGGATGAAGATAAGAAAGCTATCCTTGCTACCAACAAAGACTTGGCTAAACAAGCCCTTCGTGTCTTGATGATGGCTTATAAGACAAGCAACGAAATTCCAACCTTGGAATCTGAAATTGTTGAGTCTGACCTGATCTTCTCTGGTTTGGTCGGCATGATTGACCCTGAGCGTCCAGAAGCAGCAGAAGCGGTCCGTGTCGCTAAGGAAGCGGGTATCCGTCCTATCATGATCACGGGTGACCACCAAGATACAGCAGAAGCCATTGCTAAACGTCTTGGAATCATCGATCCAAATGATACAGAAGACCACGTCTTTACAGGAGCTGAGTTGAACGAACTCTCTGATGAAGAATTCCAAAAAGTCTTCAAGCAATACTCTGTCTATGCGCGTGTATCACCTGAACACAAGGTTCGAATCGTGAAAGCTTGGCAAAATGAAGGAAAAGTTGTTGCCATGACAGGGGATGGAGTCAACGATGCACCATCACTTAAGACAGCTGACATCGGTATCGGTATGGGGATTACAGGTACAGAAGTTTCTAAGGGAGCTTCAGACATGGTCCTTGCCGATGATAACTTCGCCACTATTATCGTAGCGGTAGAAGAAGGACGTAAGGTCTTCTCCAATATCCAAAAATCTATTCAGTATCTCTTGTCCGCCAATATGGCTGAAGTCTTCACCATCTTCTTTTCAACGCTCTTTGGATGGGATGTGCTTCAACCAGTACATCTTCTCTGGATCAACTTGGTGACAGATACGCTACCAGCCATCGCTCTTGGTGTGGAACCAGCTGAGCCAGGTGTCATGACCCACAAACCTCGTGGACGTAAATCTAACTTCTTTGACGGTGGGGTCTTTGGAGCCATTCTTTATCAAGGTGTCTTCCAAACCATGCTGGTTCTTGGTGTTTATGGCTGGGCTTTGCTCTCTCCAGAACATGCGACTCGTGCAGAAATCCATGCAGACGCTTTGACCATGGCCTTTGCAACTCTTGGTTTGATCCAATTGCTCCATGCCTTTAACGTCAAATCGGTTTACCAATCCATCTTTAAAGTGGGACTCTTTAAGAACAAGACCTTTAACTGGTCGATTCCAGTTGCCTTTGTTCTCTTGATGGCAACCATCATTGTCCCTGGATTTAACAAACTCTTCCATGTGTCTCATTTAAGTTTGACACAATGGTTAGCTGTTATGATTGGCTCGCTCTTGATTGTTGTTCTCGTTGAGATTGTTAAAGCCGTTCAACGTGCACTTGGAAAAGATAAAAACGCTATTTAA
- a CDS encoding metallophosphoesterase: MTTVAFMSDLHIDSNNFGKEELETLITLFQQQNIQHLHIAGDIANGFEKTSQEFLDQLQCHLPVTFSLGNHDMLGLSEEDIRPFEFQKIPFSNHTLLAFSGWYDYSFVPTISPQKHLQTKNLFWFDRRLQRMGADPAITKNLLQELEQELMRVDQPLIIAMHFVPHRQFLLRHPYFERFNAFLGSQTFHELFRQYPVREVIFGHSHHRMPATTIDTITYHARPLGYVREWELCKQFFEAFPEYDFPKRYDPYKRYRRIKDLPEFKAYKKKQLAHEFSQAMTILEL; the protein is encoded by the coding sequence ATGACAACAGTAGCTTTTATGTCCGATTTACATATTGATTCGAACAACTTTGGAAAAGAAGAATTAGAAACTCTGATCACCCTTTTCCAGCAACAAAACATTCAACATCTCCATATTGCAGGAGATATTGCCAACGGCTTTGAAAAGACGTCACAGGAATTTTTAGACCAACTTCAATGTCACCTTCCAGTGACCTTTAGCTTGGGAAATCATGATATGCTGGGCCTATCAGAAGAAGACATAAGACCTTTTGAATTTCAAAAAATTCCCTTCTCCAATCATACGCTTCTTGCTTTTTCGGGCTGGTATGACTACAGCTTTGTTCCTACTATCTCTCCCCAAAAACATCTCCAAACCAAGAATCTATTTTGGTTTGACAGACGCCTCCAACGAATGGGAGCTGATCCAGCCATTACCAAAAATCTTTTACAAGAGCTGGAACAAGAGCTCATGCGTGTAGATCAACCCTTGATCATTGCCATGCACTTTGTGCCTCATCGTCAGTTTCTCCTGCGCCATCCTTATTTTGAACGCTTTAATGCTTTTCTAGGGAGTCAAACCTTTCATGAGCTTTTTAGACAATATCCTGTCAGAGAAGTGATTTTTGGTCATAGCCACCACCGAATGCCAGCAACAACGATTGACACCATCACCTATCATGCCAGACCTTTAGGCTATGTCCGAGAATGGGAGCTCTGCAAACAATTTTTCGAAGCTTTTCCTGAATATGATTTTCCAAAACGATACGATCCCTACAAACGCTATCGCAGAATCAAAGACCTCCCCGAATTTAAAGCATACAAGAAAAAACAGCTCGCTCATGAATTTTCTCAAGCCATGACTATCCTTGAACTATAA
- the prfB gene encoding peptide chain release factor 2 (programmed frameshift): protein MDISEIRQKIDANREKLASFRGSLDLEALEEEIAILENKMTEPDFWDDNIAAQKTSQELNELKQTYENFHQMVDLFDESEILLDFLAEDDSVKEELIEKLEELDKRMTSYEMTLLLSEPYDNNNAILEIHPGSGGTEAQDWGDMLLRMYTRFGNAHGFKVEVLDYQAGDEAGIKSVTLSFEGPHAYGLLKSEMGVHRLVRISPFDSAKRRHTSFTSVEVMPELDDTIEVEVRDDDIKMDTFRSGGAGGQNVNKVSTGVRLTHIPTGIVVASTVDRTQYGNRDRAMKMLQAKLYQLEQEKKAAEVDSLKGDKKEITWGSQIRSYVFTPYTMVKDHRTNYEVAQVDKVMDGDIDGFIDAYLKWRLQ from the exons ATGGACATTTCAGAAATTCGTCAAAAAATTGACGCAAATCGTGAAAAATTAGCTTCTTTCAGGGGGTCTCTT GACTTAGAGGCATTGGAAGAAGAAATTGCCATTTTAGAGAATAAAATGACAGAACCTGATTTTTGGGATGATAACATTGCTGCGCAAAAGACATCTCAAGAATTAAATGAACTCAAGCAGACCTATGAAAATTTCCATCAAATGGTGGATCTCTTTGATGAGTCAGAAATCTTACTGGATTTTTTGGCAGAAGACGATTCGGTCAAAGAAGAATTGATCGAGAAGTTGGAGGAGCTGGATAAACGTATGACCAGCTATGAGATGACCTTGCTATTGTCTGAACCCTATGACAATAATAATGCCATCTTAGAAATCCACCCAGGTTCTGGAGGAACAGAAGCTCAGGACTGGGGGGACATGCTTCTTCGGATGTATACACGTTTTGGAAATGCCCACGGCTTTAAAGTTGAAGTCTTGGACTATCAGGCTGGGGATGAGGCTGGAATCAAGTCTGTGACCCTATCCTTTGAAGGGCCACATGCATACGGTCTTCTGAAATCTGAAATGGGGGTACACCGTTTGGTTCGAATCTCTCCATTTGACTCTGCTAAACGACGTCATACCTCCTTTACATCTGTTGAGGTCATGCCCGAATTAGACGATACCATCGAAGTCGAAGTTCGTGATGATGATATCAAGATGGATACCTTCCGCTCTGGTGGAGCTGGTGGACAAAACGTCAACAAGGTTTCTACAGGGGTGCGCTTGACCCACATTCCGACAGGGATTGTAGTGGCATCCACCGTGGATCGGACCCAATACGGGAACCGTGATCGGGCTATGAAGATGTTGCAAGCTAAACTCTACCAATTGGAGCAAGAGAAAAAAGCAGCAGAAGTGGATTCTCTAAAAGGGGATAAAAAAGAAATCACCTGGGGAAGTCAAATCCGCTCTTATGTCTTTACCCCATATACCATGGTGAAGGATCACCGGACCAACTACGAAGTAGCGCAGGTGGATAAGGTGATGGATGGAGATATCGATGGCTTTATCGATGCCTATCTCAAATGGCGTCTCCAATAA
- the ftsE gene encoding cell division ATP-binding protein FtsE — protein MSMIEMKDVVKKYDNGTTALRGVSVQIEPGEFAYIVGPSGAGKSTFIRLLYREVKHDKGSLKVAGFNLDKIKKRDIPMLRRNVGVVFQDYKLLPKKTVYENIAYAMQVIGERRRNIKKRVMEVLDLVGLKHKVRSFPNELSGGEQQRIAIARAIVNNPKVLIADEPTGNLDPDNSWEIMNLLERINLQGTTVLMATHNSQIVNTLRHRVIAIENGRVVRDEAEGEYGYDD, from the coding sequence ATGTCAATGATTGAAATGAAAGATGTTGTCAAAAAGTATGACAACGGGACTACGGCCCTTCGCGGGGTCTCTGTCCAAATTGAACCAGGAGAATTTGCCTATATCGTAGGACCTTCTGGTGCAGGGAAGTCGACCTTTATTCGACTTTTATACCGTGAAGTCAAACACGATAAAGGAAGCTTAAAAGTAGCTGGTTTTAATTTGGATAAAATCAAAAAACGCGATATCCCAATGTTGCGACGCAATGTAGGAGTGGTCTTCCAAGATTATAAATTGCTTCCAAAGAAAACCGTTTATGAAAATATCGCCTACGCAATGCAAGTTATCGGTGAACGCCGTCGCAATATTAAAAAACGTGTAATGGAAGTTTTGGATCTTGTTGGTTTGAAACACAAGGTCCGCTCATTCCCGAATGAATTGTCCGGTGGGGAGCAACAACGGATTGCGATTGCTCGCGCGATCGTCAACAATCCGAAAGTCTTGATTGCAGATGAACCAACTGGTAACTTGGACCCAGATAATTCCTGGGAAATCATGAATCTTTTGGAGCGGATTAATCTCCAAGGGACCACAGTATTGATGGCGACCCACAATAGCCAGATTGTAAATACTTTACGTCACCGTGTCATCGCGATTGAAAATGGTCGTGTAGTGCGTGATGAAGCGGAAGGAGAGTACGGATACGATGATTAG
- the ftsX gene encoding permease-like cell division protein FtsX has protein sequence MIRRFFRHLIESLKSLKRNGWMTIAAVSSVMITLSLVAIFASVIANTIKLSDDIQNSVRVVVYMRKDIQDQSEQIEKEGQTVTNENYHKVYDALTAMKHVDKVDFSSKEEQYDKLIKTAGNNWKIFDGDANPLYDAYYVETTAPKYVKQVSADAKKIEGVSEVKDGGVDTQRLFALGTFIRNWGLIGVALLIFIAVFLISNTIRITIISRSREIKIMRLVGAKNGYIRAPFLFEGAWIGLLGAMIPSALVFYVYNVVYTSMNNNLADQNLYLYSPHVLVPIMVGGLFGLGILIGAIGSSISMRRFLKI, from the coding sequence ATGATTAGAAGATTTTTCCGACACTTAATCGAATCGCTTAAAAGCTTGAAACGAAATGGTTGGATGACGATTGCAGCGGTCAGCTCGGTTATGATTACTCTTAGCTTGGTTGCTATTTTCGCCTCTGTGATTGCCAATACCATCAAGCTTTCAGATGATATTCAAAATAGTGTGCGTGTTGTGGTATACATGCGTAAAGATATTCAAGATCAGAGCGAGCAGATTGAAAAAGAAGGTCAAACTGTGACCAATGAAAACTACCATAAGGTCTACGATGCTCTAACAGCCATGAAACATGTTGACAAGGTTGATTTTTCTAGCAAGGAAGAACAGTATGATAAACTGATCAAAACGGCTGGGAACAACTGGAAGATTTTTGATGGAGATGCCAATCCTCTCTACGATGCCTATTATGTAGAGACGACAGCTCCAAAATATGTAAAGCAAGTCTCAGCAGATGCCAAAAAAATTGAAGGGGTCTCTGAAGTTAAAGATGGTGGGGTGGATACCCAACGCTTGTTCGCACTTGGAACTTTCATTCGAAACTGGGGATTGATTGGTGTAGCTTTATTGATCTTCATTGCAGTCTTCTTGATTTCTAATACCATTCGGATTACCATCATTTCACGTAGTCGTGAGATTAAGATTATGCGACTGGTAGGAGCAAAAAATGGCTATATTCGTGCACCATTCCTTTTTGAAGGTGCTTGGATTGGTCTCTTGGGAGCCATGATTCCTTCAGCTTTGGTCTTCTATGTTTATAATGTTGTCTATACATCAATGAACAATAATTTGGCAGATCAAAATCTGTATCTCTATAGTCCACATGTTTTGGTACCGATCATGGTGGGTGGCCTCTTTGGATTAGGAATTTTGATCGGGGCGATTGGTTCTTCAATCTCCATGAGACGATTTCTTAAGATATAA
- a CDS encoding MBL fold metallo-hydrolase has translation MKIYRTVNPVAYENTYYLENDHSLILVDPGSDWATIQKQIERIGKPIVAILLTHTHYDHIMSLEKVSQTYHFPPVYVHSAEASWLSSPVDNLSGLDRHVDLEDVVCKEANFLYDIRSDYQIADFHFYVLETPGHSAGGVSIVFPEDHLVLSGDALFRETIGRTDLPTGNATQLLSSIREELFTLPSSYTVYPGHGPETSIGHEKMFNPFFRQS, from the coding sequence ATGAAAATCTATCGAACTGTTAATCCTGTTGCTTATGAAAACACCTACTACCTTGAAAATGACCACTCCCTCATTCTTGTCGATCCTGGTAGCGACTGGGCGACTATTCAAAAACAAATAGAGCGCATCGGAAAACCAATCGTAGCGATTCTTTTAACCCATACGCATTACGATCACATTATGAGTCTTGAAAAGGTTAGTCAGACGTATCATTTCCCACCAGTCTATGTCCATTCGGCAGAAGCCAGTTGGTTGTCTTCTCCTGTCGATAATTTATCTGGTTTGGATCGTCATGTGGATTTAGAAGATGTTGTATGTAAGGAGGCCAACTTCCTTTATGACATTCGCTCCGATTACCAAATAGCCGATTTCCACTTTTATGTTCTGGAGACACCAGGCCACTCTGCAGGAGGGGTTTCCATCGTCTTTCCTGAGGATCACCTGGTTCTATCTGGTGATGCCCTTTTTCGCGAAACCATTGGACGGACCGATCTTCCGACAGGGAACGCGACACAGTTGCTTAGCAGTATCAGAGAAGAACTCTTTACCCTTCCATCTTCCTACACCGTCTATCCCGGTCATGGCCCTGAAACTTCTATTGGTCACGAGAAAATGTTCAATCCCTTCTTTAGACAATCCTAA